A portion of the Mycobacterium paraseoulense genome contains these proteins:
- a CDS encoding GAP family protein yields MWITVLVLAGSVIFEPIRLGLVILLLSRRRPLLQLLVFLCGGFALGVGAGLVVLFGLRAAPVVGQLSVAEVQIGSGLVALLIAVALATTVSLRKQVRPVPAGAAVGGGGGVVLLERTPPRGRQRLADRARMFLRGDSLSVAAVSGMGASLPSANYMGSMAAILASHAAPVAQVQALVAFNLVAFTVAEIPLIGYLAAPQKTRALMAALQNWLRSRGQRDVAVLVAAGGCFMLVLGLTGLGAR; encoded by the coding sequence ATGTGGATCACCGTGCTGGTATTGGCCGGCTCGGTGATCTTCGAGCCGATACGCCTCGGTTTGGTGATCCTGCTGCTGAGCAGGCGGCGCCCCCTTCTGCAACTGCTCGTGTTTCTGTGCGGTGGCTTCGCGCTGGGAGTCGGCGCCGGCCTGGTGGTGCTCTTCGGCCTCCGGGCAGCCCCGGTCGTCGGCCAGTTGAGCGTGGCGGAGGTCCAGATCGGGTCGGGACTGGTGGCTTTGCTGATCGCCGTGGCGCTTGCCACGACCGTTTCGCTGCGCAAGCAAGTGCGCCCCGTCCCGGCTGGCGCGGCGGTCGGCGGTGGCGGAGGCGTCGTCCTGCTGGAACGGACGCCGCCGCGCGGCCGGCAGCGGCTGGCCGACCGCGCACGCATGTTCTTACGGGGCGATTCCCTAAGTGTCGCAGCGGTTAGCGGGATGGGGGCGTCGCTGCCGTCCGCGAACTACATGGGCTCAATGGCCGCCATCCTCGCCTCGCACGCCGCTCCCGTCGCGCAGGTTCAGGCGCTGGTGGCGTTCAACCTGGTGGCGTTCACCGTGGCCGAGATCCCGCTGATCGGCTACCTGGCCGCGCCGCAGAAGACGCGCGCCCTCATGGCCGCGCTGCAGAACTGGCTGCGATCTCGCGGTCAGCGCGACGTGGCCGTGTTGGTCGCGGCCGGGGGCTGCTTCATGCTCGTCCTCGGGCTGACCGGCCTCGGCGCGAGGTAG